TACAACAAGAGCTTTTACAAATTGTTCCACAAGGCTACCATGATGACAACTTTAAATCAGAATTTTATTTCTATGCCATATGTAAATTACTGACAGAAAATACTGTCATTTACTCTGGACAGATGACAACAACCAATGTTTAAAAGTTTGTCACTTGTACAACAGGTTTTTTCGTTTTCTCTCAGTGGTTTCCTTTGCTTGCAAGCTGATAAGATTCTATTGCAATATGTTAAAAGACAATCACATTGCCAGTAATTTTAATCATTATATCTATGTATTACATCTaaactttgtcaataccagtgaattttgtgaccttATCCCCAGATCATTGctgataatgtatctgattatccagtattgtggccccaggtgttttctacatctacaaattcactggaattggcaaaactataaaataataatgtACTCCCCTCCTAGCCAAAGTTGACTCAAACAAACTTTGCACCCATAATGTACTCAGCTTAACCTTGTACCTTATGTCGTACAAAGTTTGCATTCATCCATTAAGGActgggaggggtacattattgcataAGTATGCTTCATGATTTCATGCTTATCAGGCAAATTCCTGTATGATTTCAGATCAtgatgtaaaaatgtctgaacACTTCAACCCAGTACTACTACTAGTGGTAGTAGTGATCTGAGAAATCCACTGCAGGCCATGTGGCTGAACCCTATAAGTTGCAGCAGAGTGGTGGCATAGGCACCATTGGGAGCTaagaatatttgcaaagttCAACTACTGTGCCATTCTGACACGAATAGAGTACTGTAACCTTTTCACCCCATCTCCCTGTGTATAAGCCCGACTATGCAACAggaaacaatgggattgggttaaaccatggtggtgacagTGTTAAAGAATCTATACTGAGTTGTTATTATCTTACTTTAAGTCTCTCAATCCATTCATCTAGATTGTCTATAAGCCATGGCCTTCCTTGAAGTTTAGCCATGGCGTCGTGAAAACCAAACTCTGCATTCTTATCCATAAGCCTGCAAAACAGacacaaacaaattttcaaaattttctttcaaacacCCAGTGCACTTGTCCATATTTTAACTAATATGTGACATATATGGACAGAACTGAGTTTGAGGGTGGTTGCTTTGACCAAAAAActttaaatgtaacaaaatcaaatttgtctCATATGTTGTAAAAATCCCTATGAAAGCAGCACAGACCAATATTACTTGGTTAAATTTTACAGTGGAAGGCTTTTTTCTGAAAGACTTTGAAGAATTGGCTTTTTATCctatgttgaaattttcatgctGTCCCTGATAGAGCTTCAAAACACTaatgtttcctgtcatttggtgATGCTGCCTTCTaacattacatatgcaaattattcacAATATCAATAAATTGCTTTGTGATCAGAAAACTGAATTACCATTATACACTGCATAGCCATAGTTGCTATATTATTGCATGTCCTTTTTGTCTGAATGATATATTTTCACTTgtatttacaattctttcctaaaggcacatgagctgcaacttttgacattattttcatgactttatatttagattaaaattagttcatagaaatgttcttactcaaAGGCGTTCACTCAGGtgtaattatccactgagtgggactgcatggggaggtttcagtaagacaaattgATAAACGGGTGctgcacccaaatatggccgcctccatacaactacatgagaaacagcgtaaatggtggATGTatacatttgaatctttacaaatacaacatggtgcaacccactgaaaggacgggaaagggattcactctgctttgacaaaaaattctctgtttttacataacatggcaagattttgaaaatggtgggaaatttaaaatgaacaaaaacctgttcaattttttgccaattctgccacaagcaaacgTTGTTGACACATAAttaatgactatatcgttcaatttgcagattgcaatgaatatctgaggaaattggagATACCTTGATGGTGGACAAATTTctcagagttgcagctcatgggcctttaagtATCAGTGTgctatttaaaaataatacaaggtcTTGAATTTCTTGAAATCTTAAATGACACAAATCAGGAAAAGATCCCTGAAGATTAAACAAAGAATATTCTTCTTACGCAGTGACTTCTTTGGCTCCATAATCGAAGACATTTCCAGCAAGTACGCCCTCTATGAGAGCAACTTGCCTGCCATACCAGTTCATAGCTGACAGCTGCTGTAACCTTTTGCCTAAAAGTTTCAAAGCTAGCTCATTTTCTTGTTGTTTCACCTGTAATATATAAGATGTACCTCTCAGtgcataaaaacaaatgatcacatgcAAGACACGATTGAGGGCGCTGTTATACACACACTATGATATTTGTGTTTGGACCAATTTTGCCAACAGGTGAAGGAACAGAAAACTTTAAACAATGAAACAAAACCAATGGCACAGACTTACCTGAGAGTAGGGATCGGCAAAGCTGAATTCATTTAGACAATGTTCTCTGGTATCTAATAGACTACGAACCGTTAATGAGCCATATGCGCTGAAATGGTAGAAGAACATGTCAACTGTTAAATATTTGCCGTATCATTTCTGAAAGGAAAAGCTGATTCTACAGAAAACAACATTCCTGCCAATGTCTTTCTTATTGTGCAAATTATTTTTGATGTCCCTTGTCTTTCTGCACACTAATTGCTAATACCTTATTAAAGAATGGTGGCCCAAGCAAGTATCCCAGCGCATCCTTATTTTAAAgagacataagctgtaactagtggcaagtttttcagtattctcaATTCTGCTTCTGTACATCAACTACcttgtctgaccctaatccatttgtcaggctgaaatttcaagtattctttttgtcaacacagcttgtatgtgtgtaatcattgtttattgtttacaaatgaattctagtccggacttgaatacaattttcaacaataacaatggagattatactcatgtAGGTTGTGTTgctatgctaaatacttggcattaaattacagtttagggattcaatgcagaaagtgtagggaaaccacaaaacaaaagttctgaaaatatAGCCAacagatacagcttatggagctttaaccaGTTTGAGTAGCTTTGTCTCTGGAAACATCCATACTTCTCTGGCCCTTCTTCTATCACATATTATTtctttaaagggatatagtcgtcggaactgcgcctgtgcgagtttcttgtttacaaacaatgtatttcgtgcactatatcaagatgcacctcatcatcataggtgcaacatttaaattatatgatgatagattatgacacacatgttttaactgtcatcaatcaccattgtgccttggatacattgttgccatgggtcgtatgggtcccatacgacctttgagcgcagttccgacgactgtatcccctGTAAGCAGctccacaatcaccatttacAACAATGGGGTTACAAGCCaagccatggtggtgaaagggttaaagtttgcTCTTTCCTTCATGTGTGTTCTGAATCAGACTGTTGATTCTCTACTCTCATTTTCTTCCTATCAGTGCCTTTCTCAGACTATACAGCCATATGGACATCTGCACAGCATCTGCCACAGTGGATATTTCTGACTGTATCTGTCATGATGTAAATTTGCTTCACTGTCTGACCCATCATTTATCGCTTCCTTCTATTAACCTGTCTGGCACCTGCAAACCCACTGACCAACCCTTCGACCCATTCTTCTGCATGGATGTGGTTTACATGCATATTCTTGAACCCTTTGAGCCCCACTTCAATCTCTACAGGTCTAACttcaccatagaaaacaatgggattggttcaaGCCACTGTGGTGCAAGGGTTAAGCATTGTGATCTTCTgggtttttttgtgaaaatgctaCAGTAAGAGATACAcatgtttttcttgttttttgatAGCCATAAATAGTGTATTTATCACCATTGTCAATAACTGTTCTTATACAAGATACATGAACAATTTTTGCCCATGAGTTCTACATTGAAAGTGCCACTCGAGGGCATGTTCAATGTATGTACTTGTTTTGGAAAGTCTTAACTTTTTACTCACAAAGGTTGTGACCGTAGGCCATGGAGACGTTTCCTGTACTTGTCTTTGAACTGCTCTGCTCTCTCCACAGCATCAACCGAATTGGGTTGGCTCTTCAGTGCACACTCTGCAACCTGAAATGAAGAGATTTTGCAATTCAGGTCCTCAACTTGTGCATCCATTCAAGGTACATGTACTAGTGAATGCTTCAAAACTCAAAGATTTCAACTTTTACtccaatttttttcaagtaaacttaaacattctctttcaaattaaGGAATAAAAATTAAGGAtcactgcataattttgcaTACTAAtgtgagagtctgaatgtcttcTTTCCTGAGAAGCATCctacctttaaaggtatacagtcacctgcaatctaaatatgtccatatatggtcaaaggggcattccttgttattcaaaatgcccatgtgagggcgctgttttcaaAAAGCGGCCATCTACTTagaatctgtgattggttagattttctctttctatggtaactgtggcaaaattggaacaggtgacagtatatctttaaTAAGGCActacaaaaatgaaattaggCAAAGTTTATGTGGAAGCCTTTTATCATAATAAGCTAAAAAAGATCACCAGTACATAGTATCCTTTCTAATTTTTGCGTTAACTTCTTTTCATACGAGAACTTTGCAGTACATCAAACTATTACACAATATTGCACAGATTGTGATTAGTGCCAGTGATTTACACTCACTCTGTCTAGTGCCTCCTCAAAGCAATCTAGCCAGTACTCCCTAGCCTCAGCATCTTTGGTTAAATCCACAACATCAGGGTGATATGCAGTTGGGCAAACTAGAGAAGGTAAATACACTAATGGACGGTCCAATTTGTCCAGCTCTAGCATATCAAACTGTTGAAGAAGTAAGGAAAATTTATGATGAAAGCCAAAAACATCTGGGTTATTAAAGGTTGTCCTGATGAAAGAGGGTACATCCGAATAAAATAGCCAGGCAAATTCGATAGATGATAGCCAGTAGATTTGGCTAGCGCCTGGCTGAAAGTGAATCACATAACATCCATtaaatgtacacaatattttacagtgcttacaaaGACAGTATTCTCTTTGTGTCAAGGAAGTTTAAATATCACATgtcagggctcaaaattaactttttttacctgatagtccacttgggctacaactttctgaagttggtagcccagtgacaatggctggtagcccatgcatattttagtttatgGTTAATGTTTTTCATTAACTAGACAAGGAAGaagcaatttttcaagattacccaaggaaacaggtataaagcccccccccccccccccccccccccccccaaaaagtttctggtccttgacattcagcaaaagtgatgcggcgaTGCGGTTTTCTTTTCCCCCCTTTTTTTCAATTCTTAGCTATGCTGGTGTGGCACTATTggtgcaacagttattgtcttttatcactggctgcagaATACTTccgtttttttgttgtttggttgtctttgtaatttgtatatcaaagtcatagtctggccttactCATATTACTGTGTCCAACtggatttgactgaaatttagCTTGTTCCAAAGTGAAGGACCCAACCtggcacgccaagtactgactgaatttttgTCCTggtctttggtagtccgtgtgggcttccatttcatggattttggtaatcccagggaaaagttggtagtttGTGAACGCAGGACTATCGCTAATTTCAAGTCCTGCATGCATTGTTCTACAGCTGACTCAAGGAAATGTCTTGGAATTCTTAAGTTTGGTTCAAAGGTGTAAGATATCTTTGAATCTCTCTCTACATTACCTGTATAGCTCTTTTCTATAAGATCTGTCAGTGAGATCCAATGAGACAACTTATGacttgatatttgcatattcatgcccctttatgtgtttttatttatagttttgtcatttttgagcaaaaacaTTTTGCTCTTCTTACTGACAAAGTACTTAATTAAATTTTTCCAGATGCTAGGCTTCAGCTGCAGTATGTTATTCATGCAGTAATATCACACAATACATTCTAAATGCTTTCCATTGGTTTTAATGAATGTAACCAGAATTTCAATTGTATTCAGCTTTTCTATGCTATGTTCATATTCGTGTTAATTTCTGACAATTTACTCACTGTACTGCTCCTGCCTCTAGTCACAAAACTCATGTAAGGTGGTGGACTACTGAGACCAGAACTACCAGCATAGTTCTCACCCCACTGGTACTTGAGGGTGTCTGAAAATGAGCAATGACactgcaggtcaaaggtcatatcaAGACTTAAAAGTTGCACACAATCACTGGGTACTTGAGGGTGACatcacaggtcaaaggtcatgcaaCCACTATAACAATTCAAGATAATTTTTGTTGTGACCTCTTACTGATGTTGACCTTCTGCCCTTATGTACCAGTCGCGGCATAATATATGACCATAAGGAGTTCAGGTTTTATCAACCAAATGTAAACTTTATCACAATGAGTATTTGGTATGTACATTTTGATTTATTATTTcatcatgatgatgatcatgtgacattttgtccgCCCCATCACCTCATTCTTCacaggaaaatgtaaaaaaaattccaaataatgTTGCCTGCAAGTAAATCTACACTAATTCCATTAGGTTACAAGCAAAGAATGCACAATTAATATCTTTTCAATCAAATAAGACAAACAAATACAATgagcaagaaaaaaaaattgttaaaaaagagTGCAAATCCAATTACCGTACATATTACTATTTAATATCACAAAAACAATGTTCAGATTTTCACTCTTCATTCTCAAAACAATGAAGTTGCAGCTTACCGTCTTCTTCAGCTCCTTTAAGAAATGCACCAATGGCACCAAGGTATCCCTCATGTCTTAGAAACAGAGCTTGAACTTCTCCCTAGAGTTAGTTTTCAGAAAGATAACATTGATGGCATTGTAAAGACTGTCATACAAATAGAGTTGTACCTTTGCATGAGCAAAGAGAAAAAAAGTAAGccttgaaacaaaattttgattgtgaaatgaaaatatgtacaAAGACTTGTGTGATTTTCATTTGACCAATGAATGGCTAGATTAGACACCACGTGATCAAAAGATGACCAATATTATCATTTGTTGCATGCTATGCAATATCAGATTCACTTATTTATCCCCATCTGAGTCccgtaatttttcccactgaaaCTCTAATGCAACATTTCACTTatctttatgaatttttttttgtcattttctggtaattttggaccaaattgacaTTTCTTTTCACTGGCTTtactttttgaacaaaattttggaaacaaatgaaaaatatgtttgcatCTGAAAAAAGATGTTGCTCCAAATTTTATACGGtctacaaaaattgactttggtactgaaagggttaatgtctTACCTTTGACCAGTAGTTGATGGCAAATGTAATAGTGTTCATGGTGACTGGCTGACCTCTGATGAAATAACCCCCAAAGTAaaccttttttattttgtgtaaatttgcGTAAAGACACGCGATCTGACCGATGCCATTGCTGATCATGTGTAATAGGCTCTTGGCAATGTCCTCTTCTGAATATGGAACTGGAAAATTGGGGAAGATGGATGAGGTTAATTTCCTAAATTTGAAACTATTGAATAAGTTAATgaattgaatttgaatttgtagAAATACAGTGGTAACTTGGATACACTAATGCTcgtttttttacaattttgtttttgaacaatTACACTAGTACACCTTTCCAGAATACATGTATTACCCCTGAACAAGTGTTGCCACTTAAAATCTCAGTTATTTCCAACATATCTAAgacaaaacatttgaaattacaTTGAACATGGAACGATGAAGGAAATGATGAATAAAGAAAGCTGGCTAGGATActtgggtggggggggggtatcAAAGAAATGAAGTTTTGCAGAGAGCTTACTattatgattgagaaggactgGTGACATTAACCAGACACAGGTGCAGTTGCAGACAGTATTTTTGTGAAGATTTGAGTCCATAACTATTACAGTGGATATCAAGTAACTTTAAAAAGGTTCCTCTAGGAATGTTAAGGAAATTAGATAAGGGAACAGAAGAAATTTCATGTACCTCTTTTCCAAAATCTTAAAGTGACATTGCCTTTTCATAACATCTTCCAAGtatgtcatttcaaaatggATGCTAAATAACTTTGAGTCAGTTAAAAATGATCATGGTGTATTCACAAGGATTCAGTGGCTCATTGAATTTTAAGTTCTGTGGATCAAACGTTAGCCATTAGTACTGTTGTAATCTGAGCTAGAGAGTTCAGACGTGTTTGATCACAAATCGTATGCATGGAATAGTGCGGTGATGTGCACCTTGTTTCTTGTGGACTCCCTAAAATAGTAAAATCAGGACCACCATACACCTCTAGAGCATGTGTtggtcatgaaattttgaattctgAATGTCCTCTGTTTTGTTaatttattttggaaaaattcTAGGACCAAATATTGACAAACGATATCAAAATACAACCCGTTAACAATGTTATCAAAAACACTAACAATGTCACTTCAAGATAAACATTGATGGTATTACAGGATTTTACCACCATGATACCCACCTTCATCACCTTTTTCTAATGAGTTGCGTGCTGTTTTACCAAAACTACTAGCTAAGAGGTCCTCTGGAAGAGCCAGAGCACTGTACGCACCACCATAGATATCCCGCACCAACATGTCCACATTGCGGTGATCCCCCTTGACAGCAAGCTTCAACAACTCATCAAAACCCTGTCATGTAAATAGGAACAAGAAAAAATGCTTATTTCTGTACTTGTACCGGTATGTGAACGATCTAATCAGTGCATTTGTAAGCCTTGAGTTCAGTGACTGAATTTATATGAATACACAGCTAGCAAATGtgccacatacatgtacatgtatggtctTACATCCCACATACACATCTCACTCAAAATGCTTGCATTTGTTTTTGTGAAGAGTCTGGTCAGCTGCCAGTACTTATTCTTGCCTATTATGACTGTATATGCATGTCCCTTATTATTGAATGTACCTACATTTCCAACTCTATGTTGCCATACATGCATCAGTCtcatttatttacttttgcTTCAGAGAATTAGAAGCTAGCCCTAGAGTGTTCGCCTTCTCACTATAATTCTTACCTTGGCTTCAATGGTGAGTTTCAGCGTACATGAACGTTTCTTGAATGTTCCACCACCAATGGCTGCATGCACCCATCTTATATACTCACCTTGACTTTAGTAAGCAGTGACCCAAGTCCCAAGAACGTTCCACAACCCATGGCTATACCCATCTTATATACTCACCTTGACTTTAGTAAGCAGTGACCCAAGTCCCAAGAACGTTCCACAACCCATGGCTATACCCATCTTATATACTCACCTTGACTTTAGTAAGCAGTGACCCAAGTCCCAAGAACGTTCCACAACCCATGGCTATACCCATCTTATATACTCACCTTGACTTTAGTAAGCAGTGACCCAAGTCCCAAGAACGTTCCACAACCATGGCTATACCCATCTTATATACTCACCTTGACTTTAGTAAGCAGTGACCCAAGTCCCAGAATATTCACACCCCTGGCTACACCCATCTTGTACAGTATACTCACCTTGGCTTTAGTAAGCAGTGACCCAAGTCCCCAGAATGTTCCACCACCCATGGCTGTGCCTCCTATCCTCTCACACTTATCTTCACTCTCCACCTGTGCAAAGAAAAGCAAGGCAAAGCCAATTTAAAATACCAATGTTAACCCTTTTTTCCATCAAAACTTCagtacaatattttaccaatttttatgaatttttctgtgatttttctaataattttggaccaaagaaATGTCACATTTCCTTTGCTagagctttttatcaaaatttttgcaaaaatatgaaaaaaatttactggggtatattttatatagGTGACAGAaattggtgctcaaagggttaaaaacaaagaattttattgcttATGCTACAGTGAATTCTGTGATGAgaacacattgatgattattgCAAAAGATATAATTCTTGGTTTGTCATAACAGGAAAAGAGAATACTGTAAAGTTTAATCTGTTCATCCCTAATTCTTTGTACACAGGTCCCAAATCACCATTGATAccatgggtttgggccaaaccatgatagCTAAAGGGTAAAGCATCTCATGTTTATGGTTTGCATTGgtgaaaagaatgaaataagCTGCCCTTCATGAATGATGTAACAACACATGTAGTTAGGTAAGAGAGTGTCCATgggaattttaaaatttctctaatcaAGAGTGCGTCATTTTTAGAACCCTAAGGTCTACGTTTGCTTCTTGCTTTACTTTCAAATAGTAAATGTCTCTTGCTACTAATGTTAACATCATCCAATTTTCCACTCGtaaaatctttgtttttgttctgtagcTGTTTGATACATTATGCATCGAAAGTTCCTCATAAAAGTTATGtgataaagtaaaaatgctaggATAGTTTAAAAAAAAGATCCATACCTTGACAATGCTAACTCCCGAACCAATATTAACAAGGAGATATGGGAAAATATTTGGTTCACAGGCTTGAAATTGGTATGACGATGCAGCGTGGCGTACATAACTGAATGCTTCATCAGGAATATTCCTGAGTAAAAAGTTACTGCCTTTTATCAAACACGTCATTTCATCTTCTTTTTCAACTCTGTCAAACAAAAAGAATCAATGTGATATAAATCTATAAACATGGAGATGGGATCTTTgctataaataaatatgaacaaATAAGCCATTTCACAAGTTACAtggtaaaaaatgcaaaaaagtcacttgaaaatGATCtattcatatacatgtaatgtTCACTTTGTTTTAAAGTGATCACAAGGAAAAAACTCTGGGTTACAGtatgtacaatatatcttacCAGCAGCTACATTGTAGGAATTTCACATTAcagatacataaataaatacatacatacatatcagtACATACTGAAAGTACGCTAACACTGTACAGAAACTTGCacatttccaaaaaaaactGATAGTCCTTTCATGGAAGACAAAATCCAGAGTCTTTGGCTGAACAGTTTCTTCCAAACATTGCCATGGACAAGCTTACCGGTATAGCAACACTGAGGAAAAtcataaaacatagggccaaagtccctgaagctactatatagacatggatacaaaattaagtatttcctgactgtatgaaattatctcactaaggtcatcctggggacatgtaaaccaaatatcataTAACCGAGTTAGTATTTCATCGGGGTTGAGCTTTTAGCgaaaaaggaaaatttaagCCAGCGGttatgaaaaaacaagcgactcaacagttgacagagctctgctgtgttatgtagagaataaccttttgtgacacatgtattgatgaagaaggtggatatctttgatagctcatttcaggatggcctgaccaaaaaaaatggaaaaaaattccgtaaaaatacagacttgcatatttcatcagactatattagtctataatagcaaaaaacgagagttaattacattctaattaaagtaaacaagacttgcttaaatcaagatttatgtcataaaaaacagcatatctgtcaggttataaagaatcttgagctggttacctttcaatatcagtattttcatcctattaaccaagcacattttaactttcaaattaacattgtaagtaagttctgttgaataagttgagactgtacgtactcagagaaagcacactgaagagacaaatgtttgaacttaagaagttcaaggtcatcaaaagcattataaggaatcatgttacactttcattgcactgtttacacagattgcataattgctataaatagcacatgaggaatcttacacttacagcccagctttaccataaaaacactatcactttgaccactcttttaattgaccactctattttttttcctcaaaaagtaatcttattttatccttaccaagtcaaccataaatggaaattagaactttctctatctctatttatttgaccaccctatcatgacaaactattatgagcaatttcttttagataacataaatggttgttcagaatatatcaaagttgggattcaggaaagttgcctttacatgttttaatcctcaattcactatgaactgtcaaaaaaagttgaactttctgataattccacactaaaattattttggctttgatgatttcctaattaattcaattatttgaaatcatattaattatttttttctgggtgaattgatagggtttatacagtacaagaattacatacaatgtaagtcaaactttgaccaaaaatgacaaaaaaattccttaaaaatacacatttgcatatttcatcacaatttgaacaaatctaagttgggttatccctagggacctgta
Above is a window of Ptychodera flava strain L36383 chromosome 19, AS_Pfla_20210202, whole genome shotgun sequence DNA encoding:
- the LOC139118639 gene encoding 4'-phosphopantetheine phosphatase-like — protein: MAQADSSHDSSYARSIELPPDQVFRNLQNAKRFAIDIGGSLAKLAYYTTVQTKRAHFSGVEKDQRASDSPLYEVTEQEETRERLHFVKFETKYIEQCLDFVKQNLIESKDQIEGKVIKATGGGAYKYKDIITSKLGLEVEKEDEMTCLIKGSNFLLRNIPDEAFSYVRHAASSYQFQACEPNIFPYLLVNIGSGVSIVKVESEDKCERIGGTAMGGGTFWGLGSLLTKAKGFDELLKLAVKGDHRNVDMLVRDIYGGAYSALALPEDLLASSFGKTARNSLEKGDEVPYSEEDIAKSLLHMISNGIGQIACLYANLHKIKKVYFGGYFIRGQPVTMNTITFAINYWSKGEVQALFLRHEGYLGAIGAFLKGAEEDDTLKYQWGENYAGSSGLSSPPPYMSFVTRGRSSTFDMLELDKLDRPLVYLPSLVCPTAYHPDVVDLTKDAEAREYWLDCFEEALDRVAECALKSQPNSVDAVERAEQFKDKYRKRLHGLRSQPFAYGSLTVRSLLDTREHCLNEFSFADPYSQVKQQENELALKLLGKRLQQLSAMNWYGRQVALIEGVLAGNVFDYGAKEVTALMDKNAEFGFHDAMAKLQGRPWLIDNLDEWIERLKGAPHELAVIFVDNSGADIVLGIFPFVRELLKRGTNVILSANSKPALNDITHSELMIVTERVAELDPDISLAVTEGRLQLLESGGASPCLDLSRVDHVLAKSCKQADLLIFEGMGRAVHTNLQAQFTCESLKLAVLKNKWLANRLGGEVFSVMCKYEPGSKQSSDPNPPDEV